Proteins from a single region of Scatophagus argus isolate fScaArg1 chromosome 23, fScaArg1.pri, whole genome shotgun sequence:
- the ppargc1a gene encoding peroxisome proliferator-activated receptor gamma coactivator 1-alpha isoform X3, whose protein sequence is MAWDRCNQDSVWRELECAALVGEDQPLCPDLPELDLSELDVSDLDADSFLGGLKWYSDQSEIISAQYGNEASNLFEKIDEENEANLLAVLTETLDSIPVDEDGLPSFEALADGDVTNASDRSCPSSPDGSPRTPEPEEPSLLKKLLLAPANSQLSYNQYTGGKAQNHAASSNHRIRPPPAVVKTESPWNGKARGGSSQQNRPVRRPCTELLKYLTATDDILLHTKASEAKSTWGGASSRDKSGLGLGASSSSSSPSSSSTSSFSSLSSTSSSSSSTTSKKKSAVPSQQQQQQQPPQQHHQRGESRAAGECSVAGVGAGKWQRCSHDDGFEESEGASIPVGHRTSTCGHVRPKLEHGPPSEEGRPPGDVGRLAAARFIRYMHSYSLPPREVSHSCEHCREAAGATQASEGFGRQGRRNSNGASRAPHKHITVTIRKRDEKPGHPLLSQLLTSKQRPAHYQAHLLPPKITPLPSTLSKSAGKRSESPGQAVTKVKDEELEDEGTPDCRNRAVSQVEEPDSGSLLSPLAFDLASWVSQPDSGLDLGFGLELGWLNHGEDVDHDDDDDGVVVDDDVDDHVMGSPAAVLSQGPPSPLFPDTRIAEPTPPCIIEGQGHLHRQALSEHPDDQGHLLLAKPTTLPLPLTPESPNDHKGSPFENKTIERTLSVEIAGTPGLTPPTTPPHKASQENPFKASLKNKLSSCSSSALACKRARLSELGPGALALAQGASGGGPTRKGPEQTELYAQLSKASTALPYSVTQHTVRGGLEEHHSTSHNKRAASRGYSDHDYCQASASTKKDGGTATVTMTTAAMTVTSGATSAPRPTAGKVEDRHVECKDSAMPQSSSSSLSPLSPSSGPMAKQQNFASVDGEAAQVQGLGKQNLTQTTQTPLQEATTDGDQQHPSATSRKLLRDNEIRAELNKHFGHPLQALYSQGGHEREPGVKPDKAAAPQSLEEEKDGYRSQRQPGSSYLHPGFLPFHEELELDEARESRFLCPWEGTPLDLLFDCPPCSPSCSPPSSCSPSRGSVSPPSSLLLSPSRPFCWASSGSRSRSRSHSGSRSSSSHYRRRSLSSSPDRRPSSWSRQNTDSSTFRSRTHKSPHPQCRSPLSRRPRYDSYEEYQHERLKREEYRRDFEKREFERAEQRERQRQKAIEERRVVYVGRLRSDCTRTELKRRFEVFGEIEECAVNLRDDGDNFGFIMYRYTCDAFAALENGHTLRRSNEPQFELCFGGQKQFCKSHYTDLDSHSDDFDPASTKSKYDSMDFDSLLREAQRSLRR, encoded by the exons AAGATAGATGAAGAAAATGAGGCCAACTTGCTGGCAGTGCTTACAGAGACCCTGGACAGCATCCCGGTGGATGAGGACGGATTGCCTTCGTTTGAGGCCCTGGCAGATGGGGACGTGACCAATGCCAGTGACCGGAGCTGTCCCTCCTCCCCTGACGGCTCGCCACGCACCCCAGAGCCCGAGGAGCCTTCCTTA CTGAAGAAGCTCCTTCTGGCACCCGCAAACTCCCAGCTCAGCTATAATCAATACACAGGTGGCAAGGCACAGAACCATGCAGCCAGCAGCAACCACCGGATCAGACCACCACCTGCCGTCGTCAAG ACGGAGAGCCCCTGGAATGGTAAAGCAAGAGGGGGCTCCAGCCAACAGAACCGCCCGGTGAGGCGGCCCTGCACTGAGCTGCTGAAATACCTAACGGCCACCGATGACATCCTGCTCCACACCAAAGCCAGTGAAGCCAAGAGCACCTGGGGGGGTGCCAGTAGCAGAGACAAGAGTGGCTTGGGTCTTGGcgcgtcttcctcctcctcttcgccTTCCTCGTCATCAACCTCCTcgttctcctccctctcttccacgtcgtcttcctcttcctccaccacctccaagAAGAAGTCAGCTGTACCatctcaacaacaacagcagcagcagccgccgcAGCAGCATCACCAGCGAGGTGAGAGCCGGGCTGCAGGCGAATGTAGTGTGGCTGGTGTTGGGGCTGGGAAGTGGCAGCGTTGCAGTCACGATGACGGGTTTGAGGAGTCGGAGGGGGCTTCTATCCCTGTCGGCCACAGAACCTCCACCTGCGGCCATGTCCGCCCAAAACTGGAGCACGGGCCGCCCAGTGAAGAAGGAAGGCCGCCAGGCGATGTGGGCCGCCTGGCCGCCGCTAGGTTTATTAGGTATATGCATTCATATTCTCTCCCTCCCCGAGAGGTGAGTCACAGCTGTGAGCATTGCCGAGAGGCTGCGGGCGCCACTCAGGCTAGCGAGGGCTTTGGCAGGCAAGGCCGTCGTAATAGTAATGGTGCCAGCCGTGCACCCCATAAGCACATCACAGTGACTATTAGGAAAAGAGATGAGAAGCCGGGGCACCCCTTACTTAGCCAGCTGCTCACCTCAAAACAGAGACCTGCTCACTATCAAGCCCATTTACTCCCACCTAAGATCACCCCTTTACCCAGCACTCTGAGCAAATCAGCAGGTAAGAGGTCTGAGAGCCCAGGCCAGGCTGTTACAAAGGTGAAGGATGAAGAGTTGGAGGATGAAGGGACTCCTGATTGTAGAAACCGAGCAGTAAGCCAGGTTGAAGAGCCTGACTCAGGGTCCCTGTTGTCACCTCTTGCCTTTGATCTGGCGAGCTGGGTTAGCCAGCCAGACTCAGGGCTAGACTTGGGCTTTGGACTAGAGCTGGGGTGGCTAAACCATGGGGAGGATGTTgaccatgatgatgatgatgatggtgttgtTGTTGACGATGATGTTGATGACCATGTCATGGGCAGCCCTGCAGCGGTGCTCTCACAAGGCCCACCAAGCCCACTCTTCCCAGATACTAGAATTGCAGAGCCCACCCCTCCCTGCATCATAGAAGGGCAAGGGCACCTACACAGGCAGGCACTCAGCGAGCACCCCGACGACCAGGGCCACCTGTTGTTAG CCAAACCAACCACCTTGCCACTTCCTTTGACCCCAGAGTCTCCAAA TGACCACAAGGGATCACCGTTTGAGAACAAAACCATTGAACGCACATTAAGTGTGGAGATTGCTGGAACCCCAG gtCTGACACCACCTACCACGCCCCCACACAAAGCCAGTCAAGAGAATCCTTTCAAAGCATCGCTCAAAAACAAGTTGTCTTCATGTTCCTCCTCAGCCTTGGCATGCAAAAGAGCCAGGCTGAGCGAGTTGGGCCCCGGCGCTCTGGCCCTGGCCCAAGGTGCCTCAGGCGGGGGTCCGACAAGGAAGGGTCCCGAACAGACTGAGCTTTACGCCCAGCTGAGCAAAGCGTCCACCGCCCTCCCTTACTCTGTCACCCAACACACAGTGCGGGGTGGCCTTGAAGAGCATCACAGCACTAGCCACAATAAGCGGGCGGCGTCCCGTGGCTACAGTGACCATGACTATTGCCAGGCATCAGCTAGCACTAAGAAGGATGGCGGCACCGCCACTGTTACCATGACTACAGCAGCAATGACGGTCACCTCAGGTGCCACTTCTGCTCCCAGGCCAACTGCAGGCAAAGTGGAGGACAGGCATGTCGAATGTAAGGACTCAGCCATGCCACagtcctcttcatcttctctttctccattatCACCTTCATCTGGTCCTATGGCTAAGCAGCAGAATTTTGCCTCTGTGGATGGAGAAGCAGCCCAGGTCCAGGGCTTAGGGAAGCAGAACCTTACACAAACCACCCAGACCCCATTACAAGAGGCCACTACTGACGGGGACCAACAGCATCCTTCTGCCACCAGCCGGAAGCTCCTGCGTGACAATGAGATCCGAGCAGAACTCAATAAGCACTTTGGCCACCCCTTACAAGCCCTTTATAGCCAGGGTGGCCATGAGAGAGAACCAGGCGTGAAGCCAGATAAGGCTGCAGCCCCTCAGTCCCTTGAGGAGGAAAAGGATGGCTACCGCTCTCAGAGGCAGCCTGGCTCCAGCTACCTGCACCCAGGGTTTCTGCCCTTCCATGAAGAGCTGGAGCTGGATGAGGCCCGTGAGAGTCGCTTCCTCTGTCCGTGGGAGGGCACCCCTCTGGACCTACTCTTTGACTGTCCcccctgctctccctcctgctccccACCATCCAGCTGCTCCCCTTCACGAGGCTCTGTCTCCccaccttcctccctcctcctttcgCCCAGCAGGCCTTTCTGCTGGGCCAGCAGCGGGTCACGCTCCCGTTCTCGTTCCCACTCTGGCTCCCGCAGCTCCTCCTCACACTACCGGAGGCGCTCCCTCTCCAGCTCACCTGACAGACGCCCCTCCTCCTG gtCTCGTCAGAACACAGACTCAAGCACTTTTCGTTCCAGGACTCACAAGAGCCCCCACCCTCAGTGTCGATCTCCTCTCAGCCGCAGGCCAAG GTATGACAGCTACGAGGAGTACCAGCACGAGAGGCTGAAGAGGGAGGAGTACCGCCGGGACTTCGAGAAGCGGGAGTTCGAAAGAGCCGAGCAAAGAGAGAGGCAACGGCAAAAAGCAATA GAGGAGAGACGGGTGGTGTACGTGGGGCGACTGAGGTCCGACTGCACACGGACAGAGTTGAAGCGCCGCTTTGAAGTCTTTGGCGAAATTGAAGAATGTGCAGTAAACTTGAGGGACGATGG GGACAATTTTGGCTTCATCATGTACCGCTACACTTGTGACGCCTTTGCCGCCCTTGAGAACGGACACACCTTACGCAGGTCAAACGAACCTCAGTTCGAGCTGTGCTTTGGCGGGCAAAAGCAGTTCTGCAAATCACATTACACAGACTTGG ACTCCCATTCGGACGACTTTGATCCAGCCTCCACAAAAAGCAAGTATGACTCCATGGATTTTGACAGCTTGCTGAGGGAGGCCCAGCGCAGCCTGAGAAGGTAA
- the ppargc1a gene encoding peroxisome proliferator-activated receptor gamma coactivator 1-alpha isoform X1: MDGYARTEDELFSSCLLNLTWENCYEQCAALVGEDQPLCPDLPELDLSELDVSDLDADSFLGGLKWYSDQSEIISAQYGNEASNLFEKIDEENEANLLAVLTETLDSIPVDEDGLPSFEALADGDVTNASDRSCPSSPDGSPRTPEPEEPSLLKKLLLAPANSQLSYNQYTGGKAQNHAASSNHRIRPPPAVVKTESPWNGKARGGSSQQNRPVRRPCTELLKYLTATDDILLHTKASEAKSTWGGASSRDKSGLGLGASSSSSSPSSSSTSSFSSLSSTSSSSSSTTSKKKSAVPSQQQQQQQPPQQHHQRGESRAAGECSVAGVGAGKWQRCSHDDGFEESEGASIPVGHRTSTCGHVRPKLEHGPPSEEGRPPGDVGRLAAARFIRYMHSYSLPPREVSHSCEHCREAAGATQASEGFGRQGRRNSNGASRAPHKHITVTIRKRDEKPGHPLLSQLLTSKQRPAHYQAHLLPPKITPLPSTLSKSAGKRSESPGQAVTKVKDEELEDEGTPDCRNRAVSQVEEPDSGSLLSPLAFDLASWVSQPDSGLDLGFGLELGWLNHGEDVDHDDDDDGVVVDDDVDDHVMGSPAAVLSQGPPSPLFPDTRIAEPTPPCIIEGQGHLHRQALSEHPDDQGHLLLAKPTTLPLPLTPESPNDHKGSPFENKTIERTLSVEIAGTPGLTPPTTPPHKASQENPFKASLKNKLSSCSSSALACKRARLSELGPGALALAQGASGGGPTRKGPEQTELYAQLSKASTALPYSVTQHTVRGGLEEHHSTSHNKRAASRGYSDHDYCQASASTKKDGGTATVTMTTAAMTVTSGATSAPRPTAGKVEDRHVECKDSAMPQSSSSSLSPLSPSSGPMAKQQNFASVDGEAAQVQGLGKQNLTQTTQTPLQEATTDGDQQHPSATSRKLLRDNEIRAELNKHFGHPLQALYSQGGHEREPGVKPDKAAAPQSLEEEKDGYRSQRQPGSSYLHPGFLPFHEELELDEARESRFLCPWEGTPLDLLFDCPPCSPSCSPPSSCSPSRGSVSPPSSLLLSPSRPFCWASSGSRSRSRSHSGSRSSSSHYRRRSLSSSPDRRPSSWSRQNTDSSTFRSRTHKSPHPQCRSPLSRRPRYDSYEEYQHERLKREEYRRDFEKREFERAEQRERQRQKAIEERRVVYVGRLRSDCTRTELKRRFEVFGEIEECAVNLRDDGDNFGFIMYRYTCDAFAALENGHTLRRSNEPQFELCFGGQKQFCKSHYTDLDSHSDDFDPASTKSKYDSMDFDSLLREAQRSLRR; the protein is encoded by the exons AAGATAGATGAAGAAAATGAGGCCAACTTGCTGGCAGTGCTTACAGAGACCCTGGACAGCATCCCGGTGGATGAGGACGGATTGCCTTCGTTTGAGGCCCTGGCAGATGGGGACGTGACCAATGCCAGTGACCGGAGCTGTCCCTCCTCCCCTGACGGCTCGCCACGCACCCCAGAGCCCGAGGAGCCTTCCTTA CTGAAGAAGCTCCTTCTGGCACCCGCAAACTCCCAGCTCAGCTATAATCAATACACAGGTGGCAAGGCACAGAACCATGCAGCCAGCAGCAACCACCGGATCAGACCACCACCTGCCGTCGTCAAG ACGGAGAGCCCCTGGAATGGTAAAGCAAGAGGGGGCTCCAGCCAACAGAACCGCCCGGTGAGGCGGCCCTGCACTGAGCTGCTGAAATACCTAACGGCCACCGATGACATCCTGCTCCACACCAAAGCCAGTGAAGCCAAGAGCACCTGGGGGGGTGCCAGTAGCAGAGACAAGAGTGGCTTGGGTCTTGGcgcgtcttcctcctcctcttcgccTTCCTCGTCATCAACCTCCTcgttctcctccctctcttccacgtcgtcttcctcttcctccaccacctccaagAAGAAGTCAGCTGTACCatctcaacaacaacagcagcagcagccgccgcAGCAGCATCACCAGCGAGGTGAGAGCCGGGCTGCAGGCGAATGTAGTGTGGCTGGTGTTGGGGCTGGGAAGTGGCAGCGTTGCAGTCACGATGACGGGTTTGAGGAGTCGGAGGGGGCTTCTATCCCTGTCGGCCACAGAACCTCCACCTGCGGCCATGTCCGCCCAAAACTGGAGCACGGGCCGCCCAGTGAAGAAGGAAGGCCGCCAGGCGATGTGGGCCGCCTGGCCGCCGCTAGGTTTATTAGGTATATGCATTCATATTCTCTCCCTCCCCGAGAGGTGAGTCACAGCTGTGAGCATTGCCGAGAGGCTGCGGGCGCCACTCAGGCTAGCGAGGGCTTTGGCAGGCAAGGCCGTCGTAATAGTAATGGTGCCAGCCGTGCACCCCATAAGCACATCACAGTGACTATTAGGAAAAGAGATGAGAAGCCGGGGCACCCCTTACTTAGCCAGCTGCTCACCTCAAAACAGAGACCTGCTCACTATCAAGCCCATTTACTCCCACCTAAGATCACCCCTTTACCCAGCACTCTGAGCAAATCAGCAGGTAAGAGGTCTGAGAGCCCAGGCCAGGCTGTTACAAAGGTGAAGGATGAAGAGTTGGAGGATGAAGGGACTCCTGATTGTAGAAACCGAGCAGTAAGCCAGGTTGAAGAGCCTGACTCAGGGTCCCTGTTGTCACCTCTTGCCTTTGATCTGGCGAGCTGGGTTAGCCAGCCAGACTCAGGGCTAGACTTGGGCTTTGGACTAGAGCTGGGGTGGCTAAACCATGGGGAGGATGTTgaccatgatgatgatgatgatggtgttgtTGTTGACGATGATGTTGATGACCATGTCATGGGCAGCCCTGCAGCGGTGCTCTCACAAGGCCCACCAAGCCCACTCTTCCCAGATACTAGAATTGCAGAGCCCACCCCTCCCTGCATCATAGAAGGGCAAGGGCACCTACACAGGCAGGCACTCAGCGAGCACCCCGACGACCAGGGCCACCTGTTGTTAG CCAAACCAACCACCTTGCCACTTCCTTTGACCCCAGAGTCTCCAAA TGACCACAAGGGATCACCGTTTGAGAACAAAACCATTGAACGCACATTAAGTGTGGAGATTGCTGGAACCCCAG gtCTGACACCACCTACCACGCCCCCACACAAAGCCAGTCAAGAGAATCCTTTCAAAGCATCGCTCAAAAACAAGTTGTCTTCATGTTCCTCCTCAGCCTTGGCATGCAAAAGAGCCAGGCTGAGCGAGTTGGGCCCCGGCGCTCTGGCCCTGGCCCAAGGTGCCTCAGGCGGGGGTCCGACAAGGAAGGGTCCCGAACAGACTGAGCTTTACGCCCAGCTGAGCAAAGCGTCCACCGCCCTCCCTTACTCTGTCACCCAACACACAGTGCGGGGTGGCCTTGAAGAGCATCACAGCACTAGCCACAATAAGCGGGCGGCGTCCCGTGGCTACAGTGACCATGACTATTGCCAGGCATCAGCTAGCACTAAGAAGGATGGCGGCACCGCCACTGTTACCATGACTACAGCAGCAATGACGGTCACCTCAGGTGCCACTTCTGCTCCCAGGCCAACTGCAGGCAAAGTGGAGGACAGGCATGTCGAATGTAAGGACTCAGCCATGCCACagtcctcttcatcttctctttctccattatCACCTTCATCTGGTCCTATGGCTAAGCAGCAGAATTTTGCCTCTGTGGATGGAGAAGCAGCCCAGGTCCAGGGCTTAGGGAAGCAGAACCTTACACAAACCACCCAGACCCCATTACAAGAGGCCACTACTGACGGGGACCAACAGCATCCTTCTGCCACCAGCCGGAAGCTCCTGCGTGACAATGAGATCCGAGCAGAACTCAATAAGCACTTTGGCCACCCCTTACAAGCCCTTTATAGCCAGGGTGGCCATGAGAGAGAACCAGGCGTGAAGCCAGATAAGGCTGCAGCCCCTCAGTCCCTTGAGGAGGAAAAGGATGGCTACCGCTCTCAGAGGCAGCCTGGCTCCAGCTACCTGCACCCAGGGTTTCTGCCCTTCCATGAAGAGCTGGAGCTGGATGAGGCCCGTGAGAGTCGCTTCCTCTGTCCGTGGGAGGGCACCCCTCTGGACCTACTCTTTGACTGTCCcccctgctctccctcctgctccccACCATCCAGCTGCTCCCCTTCACGAGGCTCTGTCTCCccaccttcctccctcctcctttcgCCCAGCAGGCCTTTCTGCTGGGCCAGCAGCGGGTCACGCTCCCGTTCTCGTTCCCACTCTGGCTCCCGCAGCTCCTCCTCACACTACCGGAGGCGCTCCCTCTCCAGCTCACCTGACAGACGCCCCTCCTCCTG gtCTCGTCAGAACACAGACTCAAGCACTTTTCGTTCCAGGACTCACAAGAGCCCCCACCCTCAGTGTCGATCTCCTCTCAGCCGCAGGCCAAG GTATGACAGCTACGAGGAGTACCAGCACGAGAGGCTGAAGAGGGAGGAGTACCGCCGGGACTTCGAGAAGCGGGAGTTCGAAAGAGCCGAGCAAAGAGAGAGGCAACGGCAAAAAGCAATA GAGGAGAGACGGGTGGTGTACGTGGGGCGACTGAGGTCCGACTGCACACGGACAGAGTTGAAGCGCCGCTTTGAAGTCTTTGGCGAAATTGAAGAATGTGCAGTAAACTTGAGGGACGATGG GGACAATTTTGGCTTCATCATGTACCGCTACACTTGTGACGCCTTTGCCGCCCTTGAGAACGGACACACCTTACGCAGGTCAAACGAACCTCAGTTCGAGCTGTGCTTTGGCGGGCAAAAGCAGTTCTGCAAATCACATTACACAGACTTGG ACTCCCATTCGGACGACTTTGATCCAGCCTCCACAAAAAGCAAGTATGACTCCATGGATTTTGACAGCTTGCTGAGGGAGGCCCAGCGCAGCCTGAGAAGGTAA
- the ppargc1a gene encoding peroxisome proliferator-activated receptor gamma coactivator 1-alpha isoform X5, which translates to MTEMSQSQCAALVGEDQPLCPDLPELDLSELDVSDLDADSFLGGLKWYSDQSEIISAQYGNEASNLFEKIDEENEANLLAVLTETLDSIPVDEDGLPSFEALADGDVTNASDRSCPSSPDGSPRTPEPEEPSLLKKLLLAPANSQLSYNQYTGGKAQNHAASSNHRIRPPPAVVKTESPWNGKARGGSSQQNRPVRRPCTELLKYLTATDDILLHTKASEAKSTWGGASSRDKSGLGLGASSSSSSPSSSSTSSFSSLSSTSSSSSSTTSKKKSAVPSQQQQQQQPPQQHHQRGESRAAGECSVAGVGAGKWQRCSHDDGFEESEGASIPVGHRTSTCGHVRPKLEHGPPSEEGRPPGDVGRLAAARFIRYMHSYSLPPREVSHSCEHCREAAGATQASEGFGRQGRRNSNGASRAPHKHITVTIRKRDEKPGHPLLSQLLTSKQRPAHYQAHLLPPKITPLPSTLSKSAGKRSESPGQAVTKVKDEELEDEGTPDCRNRAVSQVEEPDSGSLLSPLAFDLASWVSQPDSGLDLGFGLELGWLNHGEDVDHDDDDDGVVVDDDVDDHVMGSPAAVLSQGPPSPLFPDTRIAEPTPPCIIEGQGHLHRQALSEHPDDQGHLLLAKPTTLPLPLTPESPNDHKGSPFENKTIERTLSVEIAGTPGLTPPTTPPHKASQENPFKASLKNKLSSCSSSALACKRARLSELGPGALALAQGASGGGPTRKGPEQTELYAQLSKASTALPYSVTQHTVRGGLEEHHSTSHNKRAASRGYSDHDYCQASASTKKDGGTATVTMTTAAMTVTSGATSAPRPTAGKVEDRHVECKDSAMPQSSSSSLSPLSPSSGPMAKQQNFASVDGEAAQVQGLGKQNLTQTTQTPLQEATTDGDQQHPSATSRKLLRDNEIRAELNKHFGHPLQALYSQGGHEREPGVKPDKAAAPQSLEEEKDGYRSQRQPGSSYLHPGFLPFHEELELDEARESRFLCPWEGTPLDLLFDCPPCSPSCSPPSSCSPSRGSVSPPSSLLLSPSRPFCWASSGSRSRSRSHSGSRSSSSHYRRRSLSSSPDRRPSSWSRQNTDSSTFRSRTHKSPHPQCRSPLSRRPRYDSYEEYQHERLKREEYRRDFEKREFERAEQRERQRQKAIEERRVVYVGRLRSDCTRTELKRRFEVFGEIEECAVNLRDDGDNFGFIMYRYTCDAFAALENGHTLRRSNEPQFELCFGGQKQFCKSHYTDLDSHSDDFDPASTKSKYDSMDFDSLLREAQRSLRR; encoded by the exons AAGATAGATGAAGAAAATGAGGCCAACTTGCTGGCAGTGCTTACAGAGACCCTGGACAGCATCCCGGTGGATGAGGACGGATTGCCTTCGTTTGAGGCCCTGGCAGATGGGGACGTGACCAATGCCAGTGACCGGAGCTGTCCCTCCTCCCCTGACGGCTCGCCACGCACCCCAGAGCCCGAGGAGCCTTCCTTA CTGAAGAAGCTCCTTCTGGCACCCGCAAACTCCCAGCTCAGCTATAATCAATACACAGGTGGCAAGGCACAGAACCATGCAGCCAGCAGCAACCACCGGATCAGACCACCACCTGCCGTCGTCAAG ACGGAGAGCCCCTGGAATGGTAAAGCAAGAGGGGGCTCCAGCCAACAGAACCGCCCGGTGAGGCGGCCCTGCACTGAGCTGCTGAAATACCTAACGGCCACCGATGACATCCTGCTCCACACCAAAGCCAGTGAAGCCAAGAGCACCTGGGGGGGTGCCAGTAGCAGAGACAAGAGTGGCTTGGGTCTTGGcgcgtcttcctcctcctcttcgccTTCCTCGTCATCAACCTCCTcgttctcctccctctcttccacgtcgtcttcctcttcctccaccacctccaagAAGAAGTCAGCTGTACCatctcaacaacaacagcagcagcagccgccgcAGCAGCATCACCAGCGAGGTGAGAGCCGGGCTGCAGGCGAATGTAGTGTGGCTGGTGTTGGGGCTGGGAAGTGGCAGCGTTGCAGTCACGATGACGGGTTTGAGGAGTCGGAGGGGGCTTCTATCCCTGTCGGCCACAGAACCTCCACCTGCGGCCATGTCCGCCCAAAACTGGAGCACGGGCCGCCCAGTGAAGAAGGAAGGCCGCCAGGCGATGTGGGCCGCCTGGCCGCCGCTAGGTTTATTAGGTATATGCATTCATATTCTCTCCCTCCCCGAGAGGTGAGTCACAGCTGTGAGCATTGCCGAGAGGCTGCGGGCGCCACTCAGGCTAGCGAGGGCTTTGGCAGGCAAGGCCGTCGTAATAGTAATGGTGCCAGCCGTGCACCCCATAAGCACATCACAGTGACTATTAGGAAAAGAGATGAGAAGCCGGGGCACCCCTTACTTAGCCAGCTGCTCACCTCAAAACAGAGACCTGCTCACTATCAAGCCCATTTACTCCCACCTAAGATCACCCCTTTACCCAGCACTCTGAGCAAATCAGCAGGTAAGAGGTCTGAGAGCCCAGGCCAGGCTGTTACAAAGGTGAAGGATGAAGAGTTGGAGGATGAAGGGACTCCTGATTGTAGAAACCGAGCAGTAAGCCAGGTTGAAGAGCCTGACTCAGGGTCCCTGTTGTCACCTCTTGCCTTTGATCTGGCGAGCTGGGTTAGCCAGCCAGACTCAGGGCTAGACTTGGGCTTTGGACTAGAGCTGGGGTGGCTAAACCATGGGGAGGATGTTgaccatgatgatgatgatgatggtgttgtTGTTGACGATGATGTTGATGACCATGTCATGGGCAGCCCTGCAGCGGTGCTCTCACAAGGCCCACCAAGCCCACTCTTCCCAGATACTAGAATTGCAGAGCCCACCCCTCCCTGCATCATAGAAGGGCAAGGGCACCTACACAGGCAGGCACTCAGCGAGCACCCCGACGACCAGGGCCACCTGTTGTTAG CCAAACCAACCACCTTGCCACTTCCTTTGACCCCAGAGTCTCCAAA TGACCACAAGGGATCACCGTTTGAGAACAAAACCATTGAACGCACATTAAGTGTGGAGATTGCTGGAACCCCAG gtCTGACACCACCTACCACGCCCCCACACAAAGCCAGTCAAGAGAATCCTTTCAAAGCATCGCTCAAAAACAAGTTGTCTTCATGTTCCTCCTCAGCCTTGGCATGCAAAAGAGCCAGGCTGAGCGAGTTGGGCCCCGGCGCTCTGGCCCTGGCCCAAGGTGCCTCAGGCGGGGGTCCGACAAGGAAGGGTCCCGAACAGACTGAGCTTTACGCCCAGCTGAGCAAAGCGTCCACCGCCCTCCCTTACTCTGTCACCCAACACACAGTGCGGGGTGGCCTTGAAGAGCATCACAGCACTAGCCACAATAAGCGGGCGGCGTCCCGTGGCTACAGTGACCATGACTATTGCCAGGCATCAGCTAGCACTAAGAAGGATGGCGGCACCGCCACTGTTACCATGACTACAGCAGCAATGACGGTCACCTCAGGTGCCACTTCTGCTCCCAGGCCAACTGCAGGCAAAGTGGAGGACAGGCATGTCGAATGTAAGGACTCAGCCATGCCACagtcctcttcatcttctctttctccattatCACCTTCATCTGGTCCTATGGCTAAGCAGCAGAATTTTGCCTCTGTGGATGGAGAAGCAGCCCAGGTCCAGGGCTTAGGGAAGCAGAACCTTACACAAACCACCCAGACCCCATTACAAGAGGCCACTACTGACGGGGACCAACAGCATCCTTCTGCCACCAGCCGGAAGCTCCTGCGTGACAATGAGATCCGAGCAGAACTCAATAAGCACTTTGGCCACCCCTTACAAGCCCTTTATAGCCAGGGTGGCCATGAGAGAGAACCAGGCGTGAAGCCAGATAAGGCTGCAGCCCCTCAGTCCCTTGAGGAGGAAAAGGATGGCTACCGCTCTCAGAGGCAGCCTGGCTCCAGCTACCTGCACCCAGGGTTTCTGCCCTTCCATGAAGAGCTGGAGCTGGATGAGGCCCGTGAGAGTCGCTTCCTCTGTCCGTGGGAGGGCACCCCTCTGGACCTACTCTTTGACTGTCCcccctgctctccctcctgctccccACCATCCAGCTGCTCCCCTTCACGAGGCTCTGTCTCCccaccttcctccctcctcctttcgCCCAGCAGGCCTTTCTGCTGGGCCAGCAGCGGGTCACGCTCCCGTTCTCGTTCCCACTCTGGCTCCCGCAGCTCCTCCTCACACTACCGGAGGCGCTCCCTCTCCAGCTCACCTGACAGACGCCCCTCCTCCTG gtCTCGTCAGAACACAGACTCAAGCACTTTTCGTTCCAGGACTCACAAGAGCCCCCACCCTCAGTGTCGATCTCCTCTCAGCCGCAGGCCAAG GTATGACAGCTACGAGGAGTACCAGCACGAGAGGCTGAAGAGGGAGGAGTACCGCCGGGACTTCGAGAAGCGGGAGTTCGAAAGAGCCGAGCAAAGAGAGAGGCAACGGCAAAAAGCAATA GAGGAGAGACGGGTGGTGTACGTGGGGCGACTGAGGTCCGACTGCACACGGACAGAGTTGAAGCGCCGCTTTGAAGTCTTTGGCGAAATTGAAGAATGTGCAGTAAACTTGAGGGACGATGG GGACAATTTTGGCTTCATCATGTACCGCTACACTTGTGACGCCTTTGCCGCCCTTGAGAACGGACACACCTTACGCAGGTCAAACGAACCTCAGTTCGAGCTGTGCTTTGGCGGGCAAAAGCAGTTCTGCAAATCACATTACACAGACTTGG ACTCCCATTCGGACGACTTTGATCCAGCCTCCACAAAAAGCAAGTATGACTCCATGGATTTTGACAGCTTGCTGAGGGAGGCCCAGCGCAGCCTGAGAAGGTAA